One part of the Clarias gariepinus isolate MV-2021 ecotype Netherlands chromosome 24, CGAR_prim_01v2, whole genome shotgun sequence genome encodes these proteins:
- the LOC128511922 gene encoding GTPase IMAP family member 7-like, whose amino-acid sequence MGGESSSPHSPVSVPVAELRLVLLGRTGSGKSAAGNTILSREERNQAATSTATSTSTQQSESTQGEVAGRKVTVVDTPDWFSPGLSLEKLRHDVGLCVHLSAPGPHAFLLVIPVKQPTGEERGMLEKMEEIFGERCWRNTMIIFSVTDELQKKNIEEFIQSGDQEVQRLVEKCGNRFHCLNINQSGDGSQVSELLEKIEKMVEGSREKFYSSEIYLETEAQIRVLETKILREREEKRMREEMEVKEKIDKEVQDYLRKMEGIILEHEGDIRQLNDRTTELERKMKEERDEEKKKELERELKREVDRRAEMEEKVKKLKEKRERERREMEERHQQEMEEIREAYEGEVRMDLIKIIMPELQRNILASKTKMQEEFSRQMEEKNRELETLKQNLSDLTETHSLCKEVYGKAVSSSESERAAVTGEVSKGISQKFKEFFH is encoded by the exons ATGG GTGGAGAATCGTCTAGTCCACATTCTCCAGTGTCGGTTCCTGTAGCAGAACTGAGGCTGGTGCTGCTGGGGAGGACGGGGTCTGGGAAGAGTGCAGCAGGAAACACCATCCTGAGCAGAGAGGAGAGGAACCAGGCTGCTACATCTACAGCTACATCTACATCCACCCAGCAGAGTGAGAGCACACAGGGGGAGGTGGCTGGGAGGAAGGTGACTGTGGTGGACACTCCTGACTGGTTCTCTCCTGGACTCTCTCTGGAGAAGCTGAGACATGACGTGGGACTCTGTGTCCATTTGTCTGCTCCAGGACCCCACGCCTTCCTCCTGGTCATACCTGTAAAGCAGCCTacaggagaggagagagggatGCTGGAGAAAATGGAGGAGATTTTCGGAGAGAGATGTTGGAGAAACACCATGATCATATTCAGTGTCACTGATGAACTTCAGAAGAAGAATATTGAGGAGTTTATTCAATCAGGAGACCAGGAGGTCCAGAGACTGGTGGAGAAATGTGGGAACAGGTTTCactgtctcaacattaaccAGAGTGGAGATGGTTCTCAGGTCTCAGAGCTGCTGGAGAAGATAGAGAAAATGGTGGAAGGAAGCAGAGAGAAATTCTACAGCAGTGAGATCTACCTGGAGACAGAAGCTCAGATTAGAGTGTTGGAGACTAAGATCCTgagggaaagagaagaaaaaagaatgagAGAGGAGATGGAGGTAAAGGAAAAAATAGATAAGGAGGTGCAGGACTATCTGAGAAAAATGGAAGGAATAATCCTGGAGCATGAAGGAGACATCAGACAACTGAATGACCGAACAACTGAACTGGAGAGAAAgatgaaagaagagagagatgaagagaaaaagaaagaacttgAGAGGGAGCTGAAACGAGAGGTAGACCGAAGGgcagaaatggaagaaaaggtgaagaaactaaaagaaaagagagagagggagaggagagagatggaggagagGCACCAACAGGAGATGGAGGAGATCAGGGAGGCGTATGAGGGAGAGGTCAGGATGGACCTCATAAAGATCATCATGCCTGAACTCCAGAGAAACATTTTGGCCTCAAAAACAAAGATGCAGGAAGAGTTCAGCAGACAGATGGAGGAGAAGAACAGAGAGCTGGAGACTCTTAAACAGAACCTTTCAGACCTCACAGAGACTCACAGTCTGTGTAAAGAGGTTTATGGGAAAGCTGTGAGCAGCTCAGAGTCAGAGAGAGCAGCTGTAACAGGAGAAGTGTCGAAGGGAATTTCTCagaaatttaaagaattttttcattaa